The Epilithonimonas zeae genome contains a region encoding:
- a CDS encoding SAM-dependent methyltransferase, whose protein sequence is MLYLLPAYLSENSPVDYFASTIKDIIINVDHYFVENEKTARKVIKFFAPEKKQPELKLFLLDKYSETADLKEAQKLMKEGVDFGLLSEAGLPCIGDPGNIIVGWSHKNNIKVIPVNGPSSFVLALIASGFNGQQFSFNGYLAIEKDKKKKEIQHLENMVEKTGFTQIFMETPYRNNPLFEDLTKFLNPNTKLCIAANINDPETEFIKTKTINDWKKDKPELHKIPAVFLIGK, encoded by the coding sequence ATGCTATACCTTTTACCAGCTTATCTTTCAGAAAATTCTCCTGTTGATTATTTTGCATCGACAATCAAAGACATTATTATAAATGTCGACCATTACTTTGTGGAAAACGAAAAGACAGCCCGAAAGGTCATCAAGTTTTTTGCTCCCGAGAAAAAACAACCGGAACTCAAATTGTTTCTTCTTGACAAATATTCTGAAACGGCAGATTTGAAAGAAGCTCAGAAACTAATGAAAGAAGGCGTAGATTTCGGATTGTTGTCGGAAGCAGGTTTGCCTTGCATTGGCGACCCAGGAAATATTATTGTTGGTTGGTCTCACAAAAATAATATTAAAGTGATTCCTGTTAATGGGCCAAGTTCTTTCGTTTTAGCTTTGATTGCGAGTGGATTCAATGGGCAACAGTTTTCATTCAATGGTTATTTGGCTATTGAAAAAGATAAAAAGAAAAAGGAAATTCAACATTTGGAAAATATGGTGGAGAAAACTGGATTCACGCAGATTTTTATGGAAACACCTTACAGAAATAATCCATTATTCGAAGATTTAACTAAATTTCTGAATCCAAATACAAAATTGTGCATCGCTGCCAACATCAATGACCCAGAAACTGAATTTATCAAAACAAAAACGATTAACGATTGGAAAAAAGACAAACCAGAATTGCATAAGATTCCAGCTGTTTTTCTAATCGGAAAATAA
- a CDS encoding DUF1684 domain-containing protein, which translates to MKKLSFLFLILSLFLNAQTEKENIASIKKFQKELNSEYLNPKESPLRGDNLKNFKKHPFFPINLKYRVTAKFVKTENPVPFELPTSSGKFKQYQEYGKATFELDGQSLTLTLYQSLDLMKMEKYKDYLFLPFRDLTNEKETYGGGKYMDLKIPSGNEIVLDFNQSYQPFCAYNAFDYNCPIVPEENKLPVRIEAGVMYEDVYHH; encoded by the coding sequence ATGAAAAAATTAAGTTTCCTATTCCTCATATTGTCTTTATTTTTAAATGCTCAGACTGAAAAAGAAAATATTGCATCGATAAAAAAATTCCAAAAAGAACTGAATTCAGAATATCTAAACCCAAAAGAATCGCCTTTACGAGGAGATAATCTTAAGAATTTTAAAAAGCATCCGTTCTTTCCAATCAATCTGAAATATAGAGTTACTGCTAAATTTGTAAAAACTGAAAACCCTGTTCCATTTGAATTGCCGACTTCCTCTGGGAAATTCAAGCAATATCAGGAGTATGGGAAAGCGACTTTTGAGTTGGACGGTCAATCTTTGACATTGACTTTATATCAAAGTCTGGATCTCATGAAAATGGAGAAATATAAAGATTATCTTTTTCTGCCTTTCCGGGATTTGACAAATGAGAAAGAAACTTATGGCGGCGGAAAATATATGGATTTGAAAATCCCATCAGGAAACGAAATTGTCCTGGATTTTAATCAATCTTATCAGCCTTTTTGCGCTTATAATGCTTTTGATTACAACTGTCCGATTGTTCCGGAAGAAAATAAGTTACCAGTAAGAATTGAGGCTGGTGTGATGTATGAGGATGTTTATCATCATTAA
- a CDS encoding AI-2E family transporter, protein MKQTYPFYLKLSCILISIVVLGFLAIIGEQIFVPMILGLLVAILLTPLSRFMEKRLRFPRSLSSILASLLALAIIAGVIYGISIQVAKLSNDWPQFQKQFITLTDDLQSWISKTFGVRRRDQLEYLNDTAKKSISTGTAILERALKSIGYILMLTGFTFLFALFFLLYRTHLLKFLVASFTEAHHKTVFEVVHSIQFMVKKYLVGLFLQMIIVTILSLIAYTIIGVKYNFMLAIITGILNILPYIGIFIALLIGALITFATSGISHVLFIVIAIVVIHAIDGNIIMPRVVGSKVKINSLIVIIGLVIGEMLWGIAGMFLTIPVLAILKIIFDRVEGLQSWGFLMGEDDEVPVFKSTFDKYFQMKKAKLKSNEVDDSESESAD, encoded by the coding sequence ATGAAGCAGACTTATCCTTTTTACCTCAAGTTATCTTGTATTCTCATCAGTATTGTTGTTCTGGGATTTTTAGCGATTATCGGCGAGCAAATTTTTGTTCCGATGATTTTGGGATTGCTTGTGGCGATTTTACTGACACCGCTTTCCCGTTTTATGGAAAAGCGATTGAGATTCCCGAGAAGTTTGTCATCTATTTTGGCGAGTCTTTTGGCTTTGGCAATTATTGCAGGCGTAATTTACGGAATTTCAATACAAGTGGCTAAATTGTCGAATGACTGGCCTCAGTTTCAGAAACAATTTATCACTTTGACGGACGATTTGCAAAGCTGGATTTCCAAAACTTTCGGAGTCAGAAGACGCGACCAATTAGAGTATTTAAATGACACAGCAAAAAAATCTATCAGTACAGGAACTGCGATTTTGGAAAGAGCATTGAAGTCGATTGGTTATATCTTGATGTTGACAGGTTTTACGTTTTTGTTTGCCTTATTTTTCCTTTTGTACAGAACTCATTTACTTAAATTTTTAGTAGCAAGTTTCACAGAAGCACATCACAAAACTGTTTTTGAGGTGGTTCACAGTATTCAGTTTATGGTGAAAAAATATCTGGTTGGATTGTTTCTGCAAATGATTATTGTGACCATTTTATCTTTGATTGCTTACACGATTATCGGCGTTAAATATAATTTTATGCTGGCAATCATTACAGGAATCTTAAATATTCTTCCTTACATCGGAATTTTTATTGCTTTATTGATTGGTGCTTTGATTACGTTTGCAACTTCTGGAATCAGTCACGTTTTGTTTATTGTGATTGCGATTGTTGTGATTCACGCAATTGATGGAAACATCATAATGCCAAGGGTTGTTGGTTCCAAAGTGAAAATCAATTCTTTGATTGTTATTATTGGACTTGTAATTGGCGAAATGCTTTGGGGAATTGCGGGAATGTTTTTGACGATTCCGGTTTTGGCAATTTTGAAAATTATTTTTGATAGAGTGGAAGGTCTCCAATCCTGGGGATTCCTAATGGGTGAAGATGATGAAGTTCCGGTTTTCAAATCGACTTTTGATAAGTATTTTCAAATGAAAAAAGCTAAGTTGAAGTCTAATGAAGTTGATGATTCTGAGAGTGAATCTGCTGACTAA
- a CDS encoding endonuclease MutS2, with product MNINQADLNELEFPELLSEIAPFAYSPKTADKIMELRPMEIDEAEISLKKTSEFLTSFESSNAIPFDEYEDIEEELKLMLIENYRLENKSFIKIKTITEQIGKLQRFFPQLSEAFPTLLEEIKDLEFRKEIIDKVDKVFNRFGEVKSEASTILKTLRTEIQHARKAIDENFNRSLVTYSDFLEDIRETIVEDQRVLAVKSGFKKRVNGRVLGISKTGSITYIQPENVVKHYFKLRENQEEEKKEIDKILRQLTAEIAEFQPQLSDYQTYIFDLDLIRAKAKFAEKVNGILPKINRHQTLRLKDAFHPLLWVRNKNENKEIFSQTLTLTEHNRIICISGPNAGGKSITLKTVGLLQLMIQSGILVPCHPKSEMFFFEKIMTDIGDNQSIENHLSTYSSRLKKMSGMIREADNKTLLLIDEFGTGSDPELGGALAESFMEYFYDKKSFGIITTHYTNIKLVVEQLPAATNAAMLFDEHSLEPLYKLEIGQAGSSFTFEVAEKNKIPRFIIKNARKKVEHDIVNLDKTIVKLQQEKFEVEKLKSDLSEKRDSVEDKRDNLQKLNEQLQQKLFNFQKLYEEEHRKLQFGNKIEAFIDSYVKGKSRKDVVKDFVKILEQEKFRKLGTDKDETKRLQVVKRKITQQLKKEDVIEKIAETNEKLEEKRKAERAVWMKVGQRVRIAGSTSVGTIEKISKNKVIVNYGTFKTTIDSGELERI from the coding sequence GTGAATATTAATCAAGCAGACCTTAACGAATTAGAATTTCCGGAACTCCTTTCGGAAATTGCCCCTTTCGCTTACTCGCCGAAAACGGCAGACAAAATAATGGAACTTCGTCCAATGGAAATAGACGAGGCAGAAATCTCTTTGAAAAAAACCTCAGAATTCTTAACGAGTTTTGAAAGTTCCAACGCCATTCCTTTTGATGAGTATGAAGACATCGAAGAGGAACTAAAACTGATGCTGATAGAGAATTACAGATTAGAGAATAAATCGTTTATCAAAATCAAAACAATTACCGAGCAAATCGGGAAATTGCAAAGATTCTTCCCTCAGCTTTCAGAAGCTTTTCCAACATTATTGGAAGAAATCAAAGATTTGGAATTCCGAAAAGAAATTATCGATAAAGTGGATAAAGTTTTCAACCGATTCGGAGAAGTCAAAAGCGAAGCTTCAACGATTCTGAAAACCTTAAGAACAGAAATCCAACACGCCAGAAAAGCGATTGACGAAAACTTCAACCGATCTTTGGTTACTTATTCAGATTTTTTAGAAGATATCAGGGAAACAATTGTCGAAGACCAAAGAGTTTTAGCGGTAAAATCCGGTTTCAAAAAGAGAGTGAACGGGCGTGTTTTAGGTATTTCCAAAACAGGTTCTATCACTTACATTCAGCCGGAAAATGTTGTGAAACATTATTTCAAACTGAGAGAAAATCAGGAAGAAGAGAAAAAAGAAATCGATAAAATCCTTCGTCAACTAACTGCAGAGATTGCAGAATTCCAGCCACAACTTTCGGATTATCAAACTTATATTTTCGATTTGGATTTAATTCGAGCCAAAGCAAAATTTGCCGAAAAAGTCAACGGAATTTTACCGAAAATCAACAGACATCAAACCTTGCGTTTGAAAGATGCCTTTCATCCGTTGCTTTGGGTTAGGAATAAAAACGAAAACAAAGAGATTTTCTCACAGACTTTAACTTTAACAGAACATAATCGAATCATCTGTATCTCCGGACCAAATGCCGGTGGAAAATCTATCACGTTAAAAACCGTTGGATTATTACAATTAATGATTCAAAGTGGGATTTTAGTTCCTTGTCATCCAAAATCTGAGATGTTTTTCTTTGAAAAGATTATGACTGATATTGGAGACAATCAATCCATAGAAAATCACTTGTCAACCTACTCTTCCCGACTGAAAAAAATGTCCGGAATGATTCGTGAAGCGGATAACAAAACATTGTTATTGATTGATGAATTCGGAACCGGTTCTGACCCGGAATTGGGCGGTGCTTTGGCAGAAAGTTTTATGGAATATTTCTACGACAAGAAAAGTTTCGGAATCATCACAACGCATTACACCAATATCAAACTGGTTGTAGAACAATTGCCTGCAGCAACTAATGCAGCAATGCTTTTTGACGAACATTCTTTGGAACCGCTTTATAAATTGGAAATCGGGCAAGCCGGAAGTTCTTTCACTTTTGAAGTGGCTGAAAAAAATAAGATTCCTAGATTTATTATTAAAAACGCAAGAAAGAAAGTAGAACACGATATTGTAAATCTTGACAAAACGATTGTAAAACTTCAGCAGGAAAAATTCGAAGTTGAAAAACTGAAATCTGATTTGTCGGAAAAACGTGATTCTGTAGAAGACAAACGTGATAATCTTCAAAAACTGAATGAACAGCTTCAGCAAAAGCTTTTCAATTTCCAAAAATTGTATGAAGAAGAACACAGAAAACTTCAGTTTGGAAACAAGATTGAAGCGTTTATCGACAGTTATGTGAAAGGTAAATCCCGAAAAGATGTGGTTAAAGATTTTGTGAAAATCCTGGAACAGGAAAAATTCCGAAAATTGGGAACTGACAAAGATGAAACAAAACGTCTTCAGGTGGTGAAACGCAAAATCACGCAACAACTGAAGAAAGAAGACGTCATCGAAAAAATTGCTGAAACCAACGAAAAGTTGGAAGAAAAACGTAAAGCAGAACGTGCCGTTTGGATGAAAGTCGGTCAACGCGTCCGAATCGCCGGAAGTACAAGTGTTGGGACCATTGAAAAGATTTCAAAAAACAAAGTGATTGTTAACTACGGAACCTTCAAAACCACGATTGATTCTGGAGAATTGGAAAGAATCTAA